The window GCACCTGACCATGCAAATAGCGCGGCAGGTATTTGGACTGGAAACGGCAGCCAATGCCATGATCTTTTTTAATGATGGCGCCCCGGCCTACCTTACCAGGCGATTCGATTACAAGCCGGATGGAACCAAATACCAGGTAGAGGATTTTGCCACATTACTTGGTAAGACAGAAGAGCGGGAAGGGACGAATTACAAGTATAACGCCAGTTATGAAGACATCGGCCGGATGATCAAAAGATATGTTCCCGCCTCTGCGCTGGCCATGGAGAAATACTTTCGGCTGGTGCTCTTCAACTATCTTTTTTCCAACGGTGATGCGCACCTGAAGAATTTTGCTGTTATCGAAAGCCCTGATGGGGATTATATCCTGGCTCCCGCCTATGACCTGATGTGTACCAGGTTGCATATTGATGATAGCGACTTCGGTTTGCAGGATGGTCTTTATGAAGGGGATACCAATAATCCAGCCTATCTCCGTTATGGTACCTATACCCGTGAAAGCTTTATGGAGTTTGCAGGTAAGTTAGGCATCCCATCCAATCGATCGGCCAGGGTCATTGACCAAATGATGCAGCGCATCCCGAAGGTAGCTCCCCTCGTACAAAGAAGCTTTCTATCTGAACCACTCAAGGAGCAGTATTTGAGATTGATGGAAGAGAAAGTGAGAAGGATGGGGTTGGGGTAATGATCTTTGTTTGTCCAATCGTTGCCAGAAGCATCCATTGAAAATCAATTAACGAAAGTACTTACAGCGTGCAGAAAGAGACTACCAACCTTACCGATGAACAAAAAGCTATTATCAGCTCTACAGGCAATATCAAGATCAATGCCGTGGCCGGTTCTGGCAAAACAACTACTATTATTCAATATGCCGCCAGCCGGCCAAAAGGGTCCCGTATCCTTTACCTGGCCTTCAACAAATCGGTGCGATTGGAAGCCCAAAAGCGTTTTAGTGAATTGGGACTAAGTAATGTACAGGTAGAGACTGCGCATTCCCTTGCCTTTAGGCA is drawn from Flavihumibacter rivuli and contains these coding sequences:
- a CDS encoding type II toxin-antitoxin system HipA family toxin, yielding MLPILDRCPGTLEPGYDTYSPRCKAELFGSRTKKVSHILPFPSPNKDPEFGKLFQGNRQRISISGVQEKYSLALVGNQLELVDRKGQYLLKPVPGDLLHREYMPANEHLTMQIARQVFGLETAANAMIFFNDGAPAYLTRRFDYKPDGTKYQVEDFATLLGKTEEREGTNYKYNASYEDIGRMIKRYVPASALAMEKYFRLVLFNYLFSNGDAHLKNFAVIESPDGDYILAPAYDLMCTRLHIDDSDFGLQDGLYEGDTNNPAYLRYGTYTRESFMEFAGKLGIPSNRSARVIDQMMQRIPKVAPLVQRSFLSEPLKEQYLRLMEEKVRRMGLG